DNA from Paratractidigestivibacter faecalis:
GGCTGTGACGACGCCAAGAAGAATTACCAGGACAAACGAGAAGACCTTGCAGAGAACCTGAGCCATGAACTGAGTGCCTCGATCGGGGTTGTGGATTGATACGGGCCGGCGCGCATCGCTGGCCTAGTACTTGGGCTTGCGGATGCGGGTGATCTTCTCGGGAGCAAAGCGGCGCACGGCGGCAAGGCCGTCCTGGGCCGTGTACTTGTCGTTTGCCTTCTTGAACTGGATGCGGATGGGGGCAAAGCCCATGTCCTTGTTTGCCTGGGCCAGGCGGGCCTGGCGGCGGTTGCGGGTGGAGGCCCAGGAGTCATATTCGGTGGGGACGGCGCAGAGGTAGGTGTCGTCCTTCAGGCGGAGCAGGAACACTTCGGAGATCTGCTCCCAGGGGGTGAAGCCAGAGCCCATGGAGTCGGTGTTGTCGGTGATGCCGCTCTCGTCGATGACGATGGCGTTGCGACGGCG
Protein-coding regions in this window:
- a CDS encoding STM3941 family protein, which codes for MSKENTATERLSITANVVLLGSYLFMGVCLLAGAILVLTQPLPFAENPMIMKVGMGWVMIPVSLFIICSNIIKIVRRRNAIVIDESGITDNTDSMGSGFTPWEQISEVFLLRLKDDTYLCAVPTEYDSWASTRNRRQARLAQANKDMGFAPIRIQFKKANDKYTAQDGLAAVRRFAPEKITRIRKPKY